A DNA window from Oryzias latipes chromosome 5, ASM223467v1 contains the following coding sequences:
- the LOC105354147 gene encoding protein FAM107B-like, with amino-acid sequence MRLYHSSPVSENMGLRNKKDRHLCWMITPHQVIETQQQEEDDLIRPRKLINPILASAQRRALHQELLFCWRRGALPRRKPELQRVMEHRKREQLRKREQALRPPSDLQVKLHRRQQRIQFLEMEEKRRTERQKNLPEFVRVRQTLKHIQKVK; translated from the exons ATGCGTCTGTATCACAGCTCACCG GTGTCTGAAAATATGGGCCtcagaaacaaaaaag ACAGACATCTCTGCTGGATGATCACACCTCACCAGGTGATTGAAACCCAGCAACAGGAGGAGGATGACCTCATCCGACCACGAAAGCTGATAAATCCCATCCTGGCCTCTGCTCAGCGCCGAGCTCTTCATCAAGAGCTGCTGTTCTGTTGGAGGCG AGGCGCGCTGCCGCGAAGGAAGCCGGAGCTGCAGCGCGTGATGGAGCACAGGAAAAGGGAGCAGCTCAGAAAAAGGGAGCAGGCTCTGCGTCCACCCTCTGACCTCCAAGTGAAACTGCACAGAAGGCAGCAGAGAATACAGTTC TTGGAGATGGAGGAAAAGAGAAGGACGGAACGTCAAAAGAACCTCCCAGAGTTTGTTCGTGTGAGACAAACCCTGAAACATATACAAAAGGTCAAATAA
- the b3galt6 gene encoding beta-1,3-galactosyltransferase 6, whose product MNLFRLICRHKTALVIGSVCSFAVVLVFLAKCTSETLKQDHPAPPGLAPNTNALKFRPESHNPLSTSKALSAFLVVLITTGPKYTERRSIIRSTWLAKRDSDVLALFVVGTQGLLSDDLQNLNTEQGRHKDLLLLPDLRDSYENLTLKLLHMYSWLDQNVDFKFVFKADDDTFARLDLLKEELKSKEPSKLYWGFFSGRGRVKTAGKWREGAWELCDYYLPYALGGGYILSADLVRFVHLNAGYLKMWQSEDVSLGAWLAPVDVRRTHDPRFDTEYKSRGCNNKYLVTHKQSLEDMLEKHQTLQREGRLCKEEVKLRLSYVYDWSVPPSQCCQRKDGIP is encoded by the coding sequence ATGAATCTGTTCCGCCTCATATGTCGCCATAAAACGGCTCTGGTCATCGGCTCCGTATGCAGTTTTGCCGTCGTCCTGGTTTTCTTGGCCAAATGCACCTCAGAAACCCTGAAGCAGGATCATCCCGCCCCTCCGGGTTTGGCCCCCAACACCAACGCATTGAAGTTCCGTCCGGAGTCGCACAACCCCCTTTCCACTTCCAAAGCCTTGTCTGCTTTTCTTGTGGTGCTCATCACAACGGGACCTAAGTACACAGAACGCAGGAGTATCATCCGCAGCACCTGGCTCGCCAAGCGGGACTCTGATGTTCTGGCTTTGTTCGTGGTCGGGACTCAAGGCCTTTTGAGCGACGACCTTCAAAACCTAAACACAGAACAAGGCCGCCACAAAGACTTGCTCCTGCTGCCTGATCTGCGAGACTCATATGAGAACTTAACACTCAAGCTGCTGCACATGTACTCCTGGCTGGACCAGAACGTGGACTTCAAGTTTGTCTTCAAAGCGGACGACGACACATTTGCTCGCTTGGATCTCCTGAAAGAAGAGCTGAAGAGCAAAGAGCCCAGCAAGCTGTACTGGGGCTTCTTTTCTGGAAGAGGCCGCGTAAAGACGGCTGGGAAGTGGCGTGAAGGTGCCTGGGAGCTCTGTGACTATTACCTTCCGTACGCACTCGGCGGCGGTTACATTCTCTCAGCCGACCTGGTCCGTTTTGTGCATCTCAACGCAGGCTACTTAAAGATGTGGCAAAGCGAGGATGTGTCGCTGGGTGCCTGGTTGGCGCCTGTGGATGTCCGGCGGACGCACGACCCGCGCTTTGACACGGAGTACAAGTCGCGTGGTTGCAACAACAAATACTTAGTGACACATAAGCAGAGTTTGGAGGACATGCTGGAAAAGCACCAGACTCTGCAGCGGGAGGGCAGGCTCTGCAAGGAGGAGGTCAAGCTGAGACTGTCCTACGTGTACGACTGGAGCGTGCCGCCCTCTCAGTGCTGCCAAAGAAAGGATGGAATTCCATAA
- the tmem167b gene encoding protein kish-B, translating to MTNVYSFDGILVFGLLFICTCAYFKKVPRLNSWLLSEKRGVWGVFYKAAIIGTRLHVAVAMSCLAMAFYVIFLK from the exons ATGACAAACG TTTACTCCTTTGACGGCATTTTGGTGTTTGGGCTGCTGTTTATTTGCACTTGTGCGTACTTCAAGAAGGTTCCTCGCCTCAACAGCTGGCTGCTGTCAGAAAAGAGAGGAGTGTGGGGTGTTTTCTACAAAG CTGCAATAATTGGAACAAGGCTTCATGTTGCCGTGGCGATGTCCTGCTTGGCCATGGCCTTCTACGTTATCTTCCTGAAATGA